The DNA segment GTATAGAGCGTAGTATTACTTTACCCCCGGGAAGTATTTACTCCCCCACATTAACAATACTATTGCAAAGCGCATATAAAATCAGGGTTTCACCAAAATGGGATACCCTGATTAATTATAAGCAATCTTTTATTACCTATTTTTTAATAATGCGCTTACTTATTATATTTCCTTGTACATCTGTAATTCTGAATATATATATCCCCATTGGTAAACGTGATATGTCAATCGCGTTATTTTGCATAGGGGTTGAATAGATTAAACTACCATCTACATTAAAAATTTCTGTTTTAGAAATTTGCAATACCCCTTCTACAAAAACAATTTTAGTTGCAGGGTTTGGCCAAACTTTAACAGATGACGGTGCTGTGGAGGCCATTGAGGTCGCTGTTAAAACTATTGCTTCAGAAACATCCATATCAGCAACAAGTAATACGGCATCATGAACAGACACAGCGTTTACTGTTACCTGATAGGTGTAACTCCCATTGGGCAATTCGATTGTAGCCTCGCCTGCATAATTTGTCAATATATCTTCTCCAACACTCTCAATTTGTATAAGGGCATTTTCAACAGCTTCCCCGTCCATGGTTACGCTAAAAGTCACCACCCATTTATTAATAGCAAATTCAGCGCTCACATTTATGTCTCCATTTACCGCCATATCGGTTCTGGCCGCTGTTGTTACACCATCACTCCATTGTACAAAATGATAACCTTGATCGGGAACCGCTGTAACTTCTGCACCATCCTGACCGTGATCTACACTCTGCGAGGCAGCACCACTGATAGAACCGTTTACGCCGGCAGTATAGGTAAGACTGTAAGTATTGATAGCAAACTCAGCGCTCACATTTATGTCTGCTTGAACTGACATATCGGATCTGGCAGCTGTTGTTACACCATCGCTCCATTGTACAAAATGATAGCCTTGATTGGGAACCGCTGTTACCTCAGTGCCATCCTGACCGTGTTTTGCACTCTGGGAGGCAGCACCACTGATAGAACCGTTTGCACCGGCAGTGTAGGTAAGGTTGTAAGTATTGATCTCCAACACAGCCGTAAATGTTCTATCTTCGGTTACCGTCAGTACGTAAGGATTATCTGTACTCAATAAACTTCCAGCCTCCTGCCATTCAACAAAATGATAGCCTATGCCCGGAATGCATTTAATTTGCACATTCTCATTTTCGCGAATAATATAACTGCCTGTAATTTCATTATCAGGAAGAAGAACCTCACTTGCACCATTTAAAACTTGTACCAATCCATTAGCCGAGGGTTGCACAATAATATTGTGAACAGGAACAAAATGTGCGCTTATGGTGCGATTACCTGTTGCACTAAATGTCAACGGATTTTCAGATGAAAGTATAGTTCCGCCTTCGCTCCATTCGGTAAAAATATAACCACTGTTAGCGGTAGCTGTTAATGATACAGCGGCATTGTTTTCGTACTGTCCTGCTCCACTTACCATTCCTCCCTCCTGTGGCGCTGTTACACAAGAGACTATTCGCATATCGGGAACATTAAAAAAGTACCGAACGTTTGGGCCGTGGGGACCATAGATGCCATTCTTTTTATAATCTATATAGGTACACGAAAAATTGACCAATGCATCCGATGAAGATGACACAGTTGAAAGGCCATAGGCAGCCTCAATCAAGGGAACTTGCTGAAATTCGGTAGGCCAGGTTTCGTCCTCCGGATATTTTTCTGCGTACATGGCACGTTCGCCTGCTATACTAACAATTATGGTTTCTTTACCCATAGCATTGGCGTGAACATTTACTGCATTTACTGCTTGCCCCTCTGCAAGTGTCAAAATTTCTTCTCCCGGGCTGTTGTCAAGTACCGATTTATACATTATTTTCTGTGGAGAAGATTTAGTTATATAAACAATACGTGGGTTTCCATCGGAATGTCTGCAAATATCCATATAGTTTTTAGCAGCCGAAGAAATAACCACCGGTGCGCCCCAGGCACCATCCACACACGTTCTATAGCCCAATTCTCCGTTACCTTTATTTCTCCAATAAAGTCCGGCTATGGAGCCGTCCTGTTGCTTTATAGCAGAGAAATAGCCCATACCGCTATCAACTCCGGTGTCGCTATAATCGGCTATTGTAATGGTTTGCCAGGCTCCGGTGATGGGATCCCTCCTAAATTCATAAGCTTTTCCGCCATAATCCCACCAGCCGCTATATATGGTAATTAAATGCACCGTTCCATCCTCATCAACCAAAAGGTCTCTTATCACCTTACCGCCCATGGTTTGGCCGGGTGTTTCTATGGCCTCTTGTTGCCATGCGTTACCCGTATATTTATACACATAAATATGGCGCCAAAAGTAGTAGTCCAATGAAATTGAATTTCCATAGTCATAACCTGGTCTAACATCTATGGCAAGAAACAAATCTCCGTTTCCATTTCCCTTAATCATGGCATTGGAAATTTTTCCATCAAATTCAGAGGGGACGGATTGTTCCTGCCAATTCAATCCTTCATCCGAACTGGTTAAATATTTCAACTTATAATTATCCACCACCACCAAATGCAAAGTGCCGGCATTGTCTTTATAAAGATTTGACCTGTGACCATGAGAATAGCCAACATAAGAGGCGGTTGAATAGGATTCTCCGGTAAAAATTTCAGTCTGGTAACTTTGCGCGTTTAAAGTTGAATAAGTGCCTATGCAAAGCAAAGTAAGGATACATAGAAATGATAAATTTTTTTTCATCGCGGTAAATTTCAATTATGAGTAGTCAATAATATATTCTTCTCGCTAAAAATACGTGTGCGATGAATTTGCGTTCGTGCAAAAGGTAAAACGTGCTATAAAAAGGTAAAAAAGCGGGGAACTATTGATTAAACGCCGTGTTTCTCTGACGGAATTCATTGGGGGCAATACCCTCGAATTGCCTGAAAGCCCGCACAAAAGAGGAGTAATTGACGAAGCCCGACATGCCGGCGATTACCGAAAGCGAGTATTGACCGGTTTTGGGATGCGTCATCATTTCTTTCGCCTCCTGTATCCGGTAACGGTTTACGAAAACCGAAAATCGGACACCATGCGCCTGGTTTATCAGACGCGAAATATAAGTACGGTTGGTATTGAGGTGGCGTGCCACGTCCCATATTTTTAGTTCGGGATTGAGGTAAGGGCGTTTTTCGGAAAAATAAATTTCCAGTTTATCTTTTAATCCGTCCGGGATTGTACCGGAGTTTTCGTCTTCCCCGTCATTTGTGTTTTCTTCGGGCAGACTTTTCAGTACGCTTGTATCTTCCGATTCGTCGCTTTCTAAATTTTTAGAGGGAAATATATTAACACTTTGCCGGTTGCTATGATTGCCAATCATGGCAAAGAAGATGCCCAAAAACAGAAACGGGATGGATGACAACATGTCGTTGTCGAGAATATCGCGGCGATGGAACCAATGCACAGCGATACCGGAAATAACGGCCAGCACAAAAAAGATGCCGAGTGTTTTTACCCAATCCAGGGATACCGCTTTAAGCGAAGAATAATAATCTTCAATGGTTTTTTGGTGCTTGTTCACCAGACGAACCGTGGCTATATAATAAACAATAGAAAGAAGTATATAGGATAGTTTGGCTGTTGTGTCAACGAATTTCATCAAGCTAAATTTTCGATACACCTCATCGGCAACAGACGTTTTATTGAGTAGAAATTGATTTATATAATAAAGTTTTTCTTCCGGACTCATAAGTAGCGCGTACAGGATTACCGAGCAACAGAGCAAGATTCCGGCCGGCACGAAATGAATAAAAAGTTGCTTACGTATTTTCGATGGGGTCACAATTTGGAGCACATAAATATAAAATAGCGGAAATAAAGCCAGAGCGGTAAAAAACACAAAGGGGTAAACTATTTTATAGATATGTAATGCTCCACCGTACATGCCTATACCGGAGAGAAATGTAATGCTACCGCACGCCATGAACAAAGCCATGATGAACCTGGGGTTTCGCAATGATATTTTGCTGAATATAAAAGTGAAAAACCAAATAAGGCTTACGATAAAAGGGAATAGCAGAAATATATAGGAATAGTTTAACATGGTTTGTCTTTTATAAACTCACAAATACTGCAGGTTACCTTATTTTATTCTGGCCTTTCTGTTCACAAAATTATACATTATCAAGGAAACAGCAATAATGAGCATTCCTATAATGGGTATGAGTTCGGGTTGTTCATCGGGCAGGAGTAACCAGCTCAATATTGCCCCAAAGATGGGCACTATAAATTTCCAAATATTCAGGTCCGAAACCAATACGCCGGGGCGCTGCAGGAGTTTAAACCATATACTAAAAGCAGCCGCCGAAAGAAAACTAAGCCAGGCCAACGAAATAAAATAGGCAGGTGGATGGTTAAAGCCCGTAAAGGGTTCGTAAAACAAAGAACCTACAAACAACACCAAGCCGCCCAGGCTCATTTGTAAGGCATTTAAGGTAGTAGGTGGAATTTTTCCTTTTTGTCGGGATACGAAAACATTGCCCACGCCCGAGGATATATTGGCTGCAATTAAAATACCCATACCCAACAATTGTTTCAGCTCGTCCTTATCGCTCCATTCCTTATGGTAGGCAATCAGCACGATACCTGCGATGCCCAGGGATATGGTAAGCATTTTGGGTAGGGTTAGCTTGTCGTTTTTCTGCATCAGCGACGATACGATAGCGGCAAACAAGGGCGACGAACCGATGAAGATGGCTGCAATGGCACCAGGAACCAGGCTTACACCGAGGTAAAATAAACTGTACAAAATCATGGTCTGGAACAGCGATATCTTTAGTATAAGCCAAAAATGGTGTTTGATTGCAAGGGTAATGTTTTTCCTGTTTTTAACAAGAGGGAAAAGTATGATTCCCGCTAAAAAAAAGCGTATCCCGGCAAATTGCAGGGGCGTGGTATATTCCAAGCCTATTTTTATTCCTGCAAATGCTGTTGACCAAAGCAAGCAGGCAATGATGGCAAGGAAATAAGTCTGCCTAATGGTATTTTTCATCTCGTCATAAATATTTGTTCTTATTGGTATTTTCCTCATTAAAGGATTAATTCTTTATGGCATTGGAAAGAACTTCGTTTCGATGGAACCAGCCAATAAGGCCTCTCCTCCCGTTTTGGCGGGACAGCTAGTGTTAGAGAAAAGGTACTATTTAACCCTTTAACCTGGGAAAACCAAACGTGATAGCCAATAAGGAAATAAAGCCCATCAAGTAGGGATAAAATAAAAATTGCATTATGCCAAATGGTGTTATTATGGCTCCGGCCAAACCTATCACTGCCAATAGCTGGGCACCATACGGGAGCAGCCCCTGCATAAAGCACGAAAACGTATCCAATATGCTGGCCGACCTACGCGCTGGTATCCCATACTCAGCCGCTATGTCTTTGGCCAGCGGGCCTACCATTAAAATGGTAATGGTATTGTTGGCCGTAAATATATTGACAACCGAGGTGAGAAATGCCAGACTGTACTCGGCACCTTTTTTTGTTTTCGTTTTTTTACTGATAACCCGAATGATAAAATCGATGCCTCCGTTGTATTTGATTATCTCGACCATACCGCCCACCAATATGGAAATAATGATGATTTCGGACATGCTGTCGATACCGTTGCCGATGGAATTTACCATGCCCCAGGCGTCGAAACTACCAATGGAAAGGCCAATAATACCGGATAGAACCGACCCGATTAAAAGCACCAAAAATACATTGGTACCTGCCAGTGCTGCCACGATAACAAATAAGTAGGGTAAAATTTTCAGCCATTGATATTCGATAGAGCCATCGTAAGGAATGGCTATTTGTTCGGGGTTAATAAACAAGTAAATAATAAAGGTGAGTACGGCGGCAGGGAAAACGATGATGAAATTTACTTTAAATTTATCTTTCATCCGGCAGCCCTGTGTTCTGGCTGCGGCAATGGTAGTGTCCGAAATAAAAGAAAGGTTGTCGCCAAACATGGCACCTCCTATCACTGCCCCCAGGACCAGCCCGGCTGACACGCCTGTTTGCTCGGCAATGCCCATGGCTACCGGTGTAAGCGCCACCACTGTGCCCAATGAGGTGCCCACCGAAAGGGAGATAAAACAGCCGATTACAAAAACACCTGCAATTAATATGTTAGCGGGCAACAGGTTAATGCCAATATTTACCGTGGCATCAACAGCGCCCATGGCTTTGGCCAGGCTGGCAAATACACCGGCCAAAATAAAAATCAGGCACATCATCATAATGCCCGAATTTCCCATCCCCTTGAGGTAGGTCTCTATGCGTTCCCTGAATTTGCGTTTGGTGTTCATGCCCAGGGCTACAACCGAGGCCACCAGAAAGGAAACCGGAACGGGCATCTTATAAAAATCGCCCGCAATAACTGAGGAAACCAAATAGAGTATTAAAAATACAATTATGGGCACTAAAGCTAATGCAGGCCGTTTTAGCGGATTGCTGTTCATTGTTTTTTTTGCAAAGAAAGTTATTTTAATTCAAGCACCATGGCTGTCTTGGCTTTGGTATTAATATTTTTTAAATCTATCAGTTTTCGCCCTGATATGATATTTGTTCCATGGGTAAAACCACCCATCACTTCTCTAAACCGCATGCTGTGGACTTTTTTACTGCCTTTGGTATTATTGTTCAGGATTACCATTACGGTTTGATTATCCGTATATCTAAAATAAACATAGATGCCCTCTTCCGGGATAAAATGAAGTGTTTTTCCGTATTTCAGCGCTTCGGACTGTTTGCGGTAATTCAGCAATTTTTTAATATGATTAAAAATATTGTTTTGCTCCCTGGTTCTTCCCTTTAGGGTAAATGCGTTTACGGTATCCGAATCCCATCCACCCGGAAAGTCTAAACGTATTTTATCGTGACCATCCCAACCGTTGCCATCCATCAGCAGTTCTGTTCCGTAATAAATTTGCAGTATGCCACGTATTGTTGCTGCATAGGTAAGTGCCATCTTAAGTTTGGCGATATCATTACCAAGCAGGTGAAATATGCGCCCCTCGTCGTGATTATCGGCAAAAACCATCAGGTTCATCGGCTTCGGGTACAGATGGTCGTTGGCCAAAGCATTGTACAATCGGGCCATTCCGGTCGTCCATCCTTCTGCCTCGTTAAAAGCATATTTAATGGCCTCTTGCAGGGGGAAGTCCATAAGGCTGGGTAAGTGCGAGTTGTAACCGCCCTTGCCGGGGAAGTCCTTTTGCCAGTAACACAATTTAGCCGCCTCGTTAATCCAGCACTCCCCTACCAGGTTAAAATTGGGATATTCGTTTAATATACGTTTCGCCCAAATCGCCATGCTCCGTTTATCGGGATATGGATAGGTATCCATCCGTATGCCTTGCAATCCGGCGTATTCAATCCACCATATGCTGTTTTGTATCAGGTAGGTGAGCAGTAATGGATTTTCTAAATTCAGATCCGGCATGGCGGTGTCGAACCAACCCTTCACCAAAAGTTGCTTATCGGCATCTGAGGCATAAGGGTCGGATATAATGCCTAAACGATTGTTGGAACGCGTAAACTCGGGCCATTGATTTACCCAACTAAACATGGGCAAATCGTTCATCCACCAATGGTGGCTACCACAATGGTTAAACACCATGTCCATTATCATTTTAATGCCCCGTTTGTTGCATTCACGGGTCAGCAGTTTAAATTCCTCGTTAGAACCCAAACGAGCGTCTATCTTATAAAAATCGGTGATGGCATATCCATGGTACGATGCCGAGGGCTGGTTGTTTTCCAACACCGGGGTGAGCCATAAGGCCGTGTAGCCCATCTCCTGGATATAATCCAAATGGCTCAGTATGCCCTGCAAATCGCCGCCGTGCCTTCCGTAGGGGGCAGCTCTGTCCGCTATTTCGCGCATGCCATCCACATGGTTGCTGCTTGGGTTGCCATTGGCAAATCTATCCGGCATAATCAAATAGATGGCATCGCCCGAATCAAAACCTTTGCGCACAGCCGAGTGGGGTTCTCTATTCAGCAAGGGGTAATCGTAGGTACAGATATGGACTCCCTTAATAGTAAAATTTAAGGGGACATTGCCGGCTTGGGCAGCATCATCAATCAGCAAATCGATAAACAGGTAATTGGGATTCTCAACTTTAGTAAGCTTTTGCAAGCTAATACCGGGATAGTCGATACTTACGCGGGCATGTGTTATTTGTGGGCCATACACTAGTAATTGCAGGGCAGATGATTTCATGCCTATCCACCAATTGCCTGGTTCGATGCGATGTATCGGGGATTGTTTTTTTTGAGTTGTGTTATTTGGTAACATAAATGATTCAAATGTTGATATATCAGTTACAGCTCAGGTGCTTACGGGAAATGTATAATTTGTCCAATATTGTTTGTAATTTTAACCATTATGTTCATAATGAAGCTGCTATGCCCTCCATGATTCTAGTGTCCCGTGCCTGTCTCTTATGTGCTTTACGGTTGCTATTTACACCACCATGTTCACAACAAAGGCACTAAGTCCACCATGATTATTAGTGGCTGTTGTGTATCTTTTGTGTTCGTTGTGGTTCATTATTTTTACCACATGAATTAATCAAAGGTAATAATCGCCTATTAAAACCATACATCAATGCCAATAAAAAAGAAACGGTTCTTTACTTGCAGCTTGCAAATAAAGAACCGTTCCATATATTCCATACCGTTATCAACTTATCGCCAAACCGTCTTTGATTCATTAGCTTCCACGCTTACCAACTCATCGTATAAATATAATTCGATGGTTTCTTTGGCATGAGAGATAATTTCCACTTCCTTGGCAGTAACCCTTACTTCCAAATCGTTGCCCTTAAAGGTTATGCGGAAAGCGTATTCCTGCCATTGCTCCGGTATAACCGGGCTTAGGTAGAGCTTCTGGTCGTACGCTCTCTTTCCTCCGAAGCCTTCTACTATCGACATCCATGTGCCGGCCATGCTGGTAATGTGCAAGCCCTCGTGTACTTCGGCGTTGTAATCGTCCAGATCCAAACGCGAGGTACGCAGGTACATTTCGTACGCCTTTTCTATACGCCCGATCTTAGTGGCCAGGATAGAATGCACACAGGGCGACAACGACGACTCGTGGACCGTGCGGGGCTCATAGAAATTAAAGTTCCGTTCAATTTCTTCGTTAGTGAACTCCTCTTCAAACGCATAAATGCCCTGAAGCGTATCAGCCTGTTTGATGAAATTGGAGCGCAAAATCCTATCCCATGACCAGTATTGGTTTATGGGGCGTTGAGCGGGATCCAGGTCGTCGGCCATAAGTTGCTCTTTATCCATAAAACCGTCCTGCTGCATAATCACATCCAACTCCTGGTTGTAAGGGAAATGCATATTGCCCATGATATCTTTCCAACGTTGCGTTTCCTCGCCGGAGTTGAAGTTCATCTTGGCAACCAACTCTTTGTAACGGGCAGGGTGGCTGTCCTTTACATAGTTGAGTGCTTCCATTGTATATTTCATACACCAAACAGCTATCTTGTTGGTATACCAGTTGTTGTTGATATTGTTTTCGTACTCATTAGGTCCGGTAACGCCCAGCATCACAAACTGATTTTTTGCCTCTGAAAAAGTAATGCGCTGACTCCAGAACCGGGAGATAGCCACCAATACTTCCAGCCCATATTCTTCGAGATACTTATAATCACCTGTATGGCGAATATAGTTATGAATGGCATAAGCCATGGCTCCGTTACGGTGCACCTCCATAAAGGTAATTTCCCATTCGTTGTGGCACTCCTCGCCATTGGCTGTAACCATGGGGTATAGCGCCGCACCATCTGTAAATCCCAGCTTTGCTGCATTTTCGATCGCTTTTTGCAGATGCTTGTATCGGTAAATGAGCAGCTGGCGGGTTACCTGCGAAGGCGAAGTCATTAAAAAGAAAGGGATACAATAAGCCTCGGTGTCCCAGTAAGTTGTACCTCCGTATTTTTCGCCGGTAAAACCTTTGGGTCCAACGTTTAACCTTTCGTCTTCGCCTGTATAAGTTTGGTTCAGATGGAAGATATTAAAGCGAATGCCCTGCTGCGCTTCTACATCGCCTTTTATTTTTATGTCGCTGTGCACCCACTTATCTTCCCATTTTTGTTTATGGTCGGCAAACAATTGGTCAAAGCCTTTTTTGTACGCACATGTTGCCAGTTCTACCGCATTGCTCCTTAGCACGTCCGTTGCATAGTTGAGCGATGAGGTAACCCCCACAAATTTTTCCAGACAGGCCTTTTCACCTTCTTTCACTTCAAGCTCTATACGGTTGCCCACCCATTTGGCCGATTGGATAAGCTCGGGCTTGGTAGTTACCGCTTTACCGTTAACCGTGGCTTGGTATCGCATGGCAAAGCCACAGCGAAAATCTGATTTTTTTGTTTGCGACTCCAGATAGGCCGCTCCTTCACTTGCATCAACATCCAGAATATTCCAGAACTTCTCGTCGTAATTGCTGTCTTCATTCTCTATATCGCCATCGATATAAGGCGTAAAACTAATTTTTCCGCTAAAATTTACTGGCGTTACTTCGTAACGTATGGCGCCATTTTCGGTGTCGGCCATGCTTACAAAGCGCTGTGCTTTTACGTGTATTTTTTTATTACCGTCCAGGGTGGCATCAAATTCCCTTTGCAGGTAACCCTCTTTCATATTCAAGGTACGCACAAAGTTTTCCACATCGCAGTAGTTTAAATCCAGTTCGGTGCCATCGACATGTACGTTAATACCTATCCAGTTGGGTGAGTTGAGCACTTTAGCAAAGTACTCCGGATAACCATTTTTCCACCAGCCTACCCTGGTTTTGTCGGGATAATACACACCTGCCACATAGCTCCCTTGCAAGCTAGATCCTGAATATTTCTCTTCAAAATTCGCCCGTTGGCCCATTTTACCGTTTCCGATGCTAAAAATACTTTCAGAAGCTCGGTGGTTGGCGGGATCAAAACCTTCCTCTATTACGCACCATTCGTCGGGTCTCAAATATTTTTTCATATTTTTTAATTTAGTATCAGGATTTAAGTATCAAGTATTAAGATGACTAAAACCATGGATTACACCAGTAAATTTTTCAGTCTTCATCTTTAATCTTCTTTTACTTTATCATGATAGTTATATCAATTTTTTATTTTTTCTCTATAATGCTAATGGCATAACCTCCACCCGGAGCACAATATTGCTTCAGTTTTGTATTGCTGCTTACCGTTTTTTGCTTAATCTGATAAGCTTTAGGATTGTCCTTGTAATGGGCCTCTTTTTTATCGCTGTAAATGGTAGCAATATATTTTTTACCCGGTGTAAGAAAATCCAGTTTTATGCTTGAGGTACGTGCCTCCTCATCGTTAGTACGGCCAACGAACCAATTGTCTGATCCCTTTTCTTTTCGCGCATAAGTAATGTAATCGCCCGGTTCGGCTTCCAAAACTTTGGTGTCGTCCCAATCTAAAGGCACATCTTTAATAAACTGAAAAGCATCCAGGTATTTATTATAAGTCTCAGGCAAGTCGGCCGCCATTTGCAATGGACTGTACATGGTAACGTATAGCGCCAACTGACGGGCAATGGTACTGCGCACATACGATGTGTTGTCGGGATTGTATTTGCTGATATCGGTTTCGAAGATGCCGGGCGTATAATCCATCGGTCCGCCAATCAATCGGGTAAATGGCAGTATTGTTGTATGATCGGGGCTGTTGCCGCCAAAGGATTCATACTCGGTGCCACGAGCCGATTCGTTACCAATCAGGTTGGGATAGGTACGGCTCAAGCCTGTTGGGCGTACCGCTTCGTGCGCATTGACCATGATTTTATAATCGGCTGCTTTTTTTACCGCATATAAATAATGGTTCACCATCCATTGGCCGTAATGCGTTTCGCCACGGGGGATGATATCGCCCACGTAACCGCTCTTTACCGAATTATATCCATTATCTACCATAAATTGATAAGCCTGGTCCAAATGGCGCTCATAGTTACGCACGGATCCGGATGTTTCGTGATGCATCATGAGGCGTACTCCTTTGCTTTTTGCATAGTCGCGCAGCAGCTCCAAATCAAAATCGGGATACGGCGTAACAAAGTCGAACACGTAATCCTTCGATTTGCCAAACCAATCTTCCCAACCTTCGTTCCAACCTTCTACCAATACGGCATCAAAACCATGCTCTGCGGCAAAGTCGATATGCATTTTAACATGGGCCGTGTTGGCTGCATGTGTGTCGTTGGGTTCTACTTTGGAGTAATCCGTTTCGCCCAATTTTACGCTGGGTATATCGGCATAAGCCCAGCTGCTTTTTCCGGTAATCATCTCCCACCAAACGCCAATGTATTTTACCGGCTTTATCCACGAGGTGTTTTCATAAGCACATGGCTCATTTAAGTTAAGGGTAATGTGCGACATCAAAATATCAGCTGCATCATCACTTGCAATAACGGTACGCCATGGGGTATGGCAGGGCGCCTGCATGTGTCCTTTGTCGCCGCGGGCATCGGGAGTAAGGTACGACTCAAAAACCATGTTTTCGTCATCCAGCTCTAAGTGCATACAGGAATACTCCACTAAAGCCGCCTCGTGCAGGTTAATGAACAGCCCATCGTCTGTTTTCATCATGAGGGAGGTTTGTACCCCGGTATCTGAAAATGGTGTTTGCGAAGCGTTGGGCGTAATAGCCTCATCCATCAAACCTCTGATTTCAGATAGTTTTGAGGTCGTGTAAGAGTATTCCTGGGTGTCAAAATCGCCGGGTATCCAAAAAGCTTTATGATCGCCGGTCATGGCAAATTGTGTTTTCTCTTCCTTTATCACAAAATAAATCAGATTGTCCTGCTCCGGGAACTCATAACGGAATCCCAGTCCATCATTGAACAAACGAAAACGGATAAGCATAGTACGTTCGGTAGCATTTTGCTTCAAGGTAACCACCATTTCATTATAATGATTCCTAATTTCCTTTACCTCGCCCCATACTGGCTGCCAGGTTTCGTCAAAGGTAGATTTACCTGTATTGCTCAGCTCAAATCCATCCAGTAAAGACTCCGTATCTTTAAGCTCCAAACCCAGCTTGCTTTCTTTAATAACTACTTTGCCGTTGAGCTGGAGTTGGTAAACGGGTACCCCTTCTTTTACGTCAAAATTTAACAGGAATTTCCCGTTTGGCGATTTAATTTCCTCCGCCTTAACACTGAAGGATATTAAAACAATTAAAATAAATAAAAATTGCTTCTTCATAATTACATATTTTTGTTGGTTTGCCAGAAGCAAACGCTTATTTTTCGTTTAACGCGTATAGTTTTTGCATGTTCATTTGGTGCAATCCGTCTATTATTAAATGTGCTTTGCCCAATACATCGGCTTTACCTATGCCCACGCATTTCATTCCTCCGGAAAGGGCTGCTTCTACACCTGCTTCGGCATCTTCGAACACCACGCAATTATCCGGCTGAACACCCAGAGCTTCAGCTGCTTTTAAAAACACTTCAGGATCCGGTTTCGCTTTGCTCACTTTCGTTCCGTCGATAATAGCTTCAAAATAATTAGTCAACTTTAGTCGTTCCAAAATGGTCATCGCATTTTTACTGGCCGATCCCAGAGCTATCCTTACGCCCTCTTCTTTTAAAGTATCCAAAAATGCTTTTGTGCCGGGGAGTATTTCTTCAGGACCCATTTTTAGGATGTAGGTCAAATAATTTTCGTTTTTACGGGTAGCCAGGGCAAGCTTTTCATCCTCACTCTTATTCACTTTACCTATCGAAAGCAGTATATCCAACGAGGTCATCCGACTT comes from the Saccharicrinis carchari genome and includes:
- a CDS encoding glycoside hydrolase family 97 protein, whose protein sequence is MKKQFLFILIVLISFSVKAEEIKSPNGKFLLNFDVKEGVPVYQLQLNGKVVIKESKLGLELKDTESLLDGFELSNTGKSTFDETWQPVWGEVKEIRNHYNEMVVTLKQNATERTMLIRFRLFNDGLGFRYEFPEQDNLIYFVIKEEKTQFAMTGDHKAFWIPGDFDTQEYSYTTSKLSEIRGLMDEAITPNASQTPFSDTGVQTSLMMKTDDGLFINLHEAALVEYSCMHLELDDENMVFESYLTPDARGDKGHMQAPCHTPWRTVIASDDAADILMSHITLNLNEPCAYENTSWIKPVKYIGVWWEMITGKSSWAYADIPSVKLGETDYSKVEPNDTHAANTAHVKMHIDFAAEHGFDAVLVEGWNEGWEDWFGKSKDYVFDFVTPYPDFDLELLRDYAKSKGVRLMMHHETSGSVRNYERHLDQAYQFMVDNGYNSVKSGYVGDIIPRGETHYGQWMVNHYLYAVKKAADYKIMVNAHEAVRPTGLSRTYPNLIGNESARGTEYESFGGNSPDHTTILPFTRLIGGPMDYTPGIFETDISKYNPDNTSYVRSTIARQLALYVTMYSPLQMAADLPETYNKYLDAFQFIKDVPLDWDDTKVLEAEPGDYITYARKEKGSDNWFVGRTNDEEARTSSIKLDFLTPGKKYIATIYSDKKEAHYKDNPKAYQIKQKTVSSNTKLKQYCAPGGGYAISIIEKK
- a CDS encoding family 65 glycosyl hydrolase domain-containing protein; the encoded protein is MKKYLRPDEWCVIEEGFDPANHRASESIFSIGNGKMGQRANFEEKYSGSSLQGSYVAGVYYPDKTRVGWWKNGYPEYFAKVLNSPNWIGINVHVDGTELDLNYCDVENFVRTLNMKEGYLQREFDATLDGNKKIHVKAQRFVSMADTENGAIRYEVTPVNFSGKISFTPYIDGDIENEDSNYDEKFWNILDVDASEGAAYLESQTKKSDFRCGFAMRYQATVNGKAVTTKPELIQSAKWVGNRIELEVKEGEKACLEKFVGVTSSLNYATDVLRSNAVELATCAYKKGFDQLFADHKQKWEDKWVHSDIKIKGDVEAQQGIRFNIFHLNQTYTGEDERLNVGPKGFTGEKYGGTTYWDTEAYCIPFFLMTSPSQVTRQLLIYRYKHLQKAIENAAKLGFTDGAALYPMVTANGEECHNEWEITFMEVHRNGAMAYAIHNYIRHTGDYKYLEEYGLEVLVAISRFWSQRITFSEAKNQFVMLGVTGPNEYENNINNNWYTNKIAVWCMKYTMEALNYVKDSHPARYKELVAKMNFNSGEETQRWKDIMGNMHFPYNQELDVIMQQDGFMDKEQLMADDLDPAQRPINQYWSWDRILRSNFIKQADTLQGIYAFEEEFTNEEIERNFNFYEPRTVHESSLSPCVHSILATKIGRIEKAYEMYLRTSRLDLDDYNAEVHEGLHITSMAGTWMSIVEGFGGKRAYDQKLYLSPVIPEQWQEYAFRITFKGNDLEVRVTAKEVEIISHAKETIELYLYDELVSVEANESKTVWR
- a CDS encoding glycoside hydrolase family 13 protein, with the translated sequence MLPNNTTQKKQSPIHRIEPGNWWIGMKSSALQLLVYGPQITHARVSIDYPGISLQKLTKVENPNYLFIDLLIDDAAQAGNVPLNFTIKGVHICTYDYPLLNREPHSAVRKGFDSGDAIYLIMPDRFANGNPSSNHVDGMREIADRAAPYGRHGGDLQGILSHLDYIQEMGYTALWLTPVLENNQPSASYHGYAITDFYKIDARLGSNEEFKLLTRECNKRGIKMIMDMVFNHCGSHHWWMNDLPMFSWVNQWPEFTRSNNRLGIISDPYASDADKQLLVKGWFDTAMPDLNLENPLLLTYLIQNSIWWIEYAGLQGIRMDTYPYPDKRSMAIWAKRILNEYPNFNLVGECWINEAAKLCYWQKDFPGKGGYNSHLPSLMDFPLQEAIKYAFNEAEGWTTGMARLYNALANDHLYPKPMNLMVFADNHDEGRIFHLLGNDIAKLKMALTYAATIRGILQIYYGTELLMDGNGWDGHDKIRLDFPGGWDSDTVNAFTLKGRTREQNNIFNHIKKLLNYRKQSEALKYGKTLHFIPEEGIYVYFRYTDNQTVMVILNNNTKGSKKVHSMRFREVMGGFTHGTNIISGRKLIDLKNINTKAKTAMVLELK